A section of the Leptotrichia buccalis C-1013-b genome encodes:
- a CDS encoding DUF4280 domain-containing protein, translating to MNEEIEIEKRLARQYRRVAHRHKGLVRFPDEFKSKEQLKKEEQEKGYRYLSNQDADTMVCDGANLICSHCKFSNIGAQDNPYTIERKYEKFIRFNVPDYMAGTFLMGGNAAGTTFCVHADNFDPNPELECQEGRKCAIKAFANEWTNVSQLVLMNGFEALTKDSVLTCKKYPGARITVLNNGQNADIQYAWVEKALTDVGLNANRRKKILIFVSRFQFVIGLVEVGGGIFTGNGLLVLDGARNMFDGVRSYEQLTTGEDILVRFQTEVVGIPEDTAKGFAILYDGYEIFEGVKGMAGSSYVVLKKVKNFSFDDYIVNQPTNINARELINNAYDISSQTIDVSKNENAVKTMLRLSPKRADKFKEYLSRPNKQAKINKLNISNQGLINLENQRSFLINSATVKDFNYAKLKETQELISDVITNPISMTLSPVDTAKSVADLKIEYLNRRFGTSRRIIEKIK from the coding sequence ATGAATGAAGAAATAGAAATAGAAAAAAGGCTTGCACGACAGTATAGAAGAGTAGCTCATAGACATAAAGGACTCGTAAGATTTCCTGATGAATTTAAATCAAAAGAGCAATTAAAAAAAGAAGAACAAGAAAAAGGTTATAGATATCTTTCTAATCAAGATGCAGATACAATGGTATGTGATGGAGCAAATTTAATTTGTTCTCACTGTAAATTTTCAAATATAGGTGCACAAGATAATCCGTATACTATTGAGAGAAAATACGAAAAATTTATTAGATTTAATGTTCCAGATTATATGGCAGGAACATTTTTGATGGGAGGGAATGCTGCGGGAACAACTTTTTGTGTACATGCCGATAATTTTGATCCAAATCCTGAATTGGAATGTCAAGAAGGTAGAAAATGTGCTATAAAGGCTTTTGCTAATGAGTGGACAAATGTATCTCAATTAGTTTTAATGAACGGGTTTGAAGCCCTAACTAAAGATTCTGTTTTAACTTGTAAAAAATATCCTGGAGCTAGAATAACAGTTTTAAACAATGGGCAAAATGCGGATATTCAATATGCCTGGGTTGAAAAAGCACTTACTGATGTAGGACTTAATGCAAATAGAAGAAAGAAAATTCTAATATTTGTATCAAGATTTCAATTTGTAATTGGATTAGTGGAAGTAGGCGGAGGAATTTTTACAGGAAATGGATTATTAGTTTTAGATGGTGCAAGAAATATGTTTGATGGAGTTAGAAGTTACGAACAATTAACAACAGGTGAAGATATATTAGTTAGATTTCAAACAGAAGTTGTTGGTATACCAGAAGATACAGCAAAAGGATTTGCAATACTTTATGATGGTTATGAAATATTTGAAGGAGTTAAGGGAATGGCTGGAAGTAGTTATGTAGTTTTAAAAAAAGTTAAGAATTTTAGTTTTGATGATTATATTGTAAATCAGCCAACAAATATAAATGCTAGAGAACTTATAAATAATGCATATGATATTTCAAGTCAAACAATAGATGTATCCAAAAATGAAAATGCTGTTAAAACTATGCTTAGGCTTAGTCCTAAAAGAGCAGATAAATTTAAAGAATATCTTTCTAGACCAAATAAGCAAGCAAAAATAAATAAGCTTAACATAAGTAACCAAGGATTGATAAATTTGGAAAATCAAAGAAGTTTTCTTATTAATAGTGCAACAGTTAAAGATTTTAATTATGCAAAATTGAAAGAAACTCAGGAGTTAATATCTGATGTAATAACTAATCCAATAAGTATGACATTAAGTCCAGTAGATACAGCTAAAAGTGTGGCGGATTTAAAAATTGAATATTTAAACAGAAGATTTGGAACTAGCCGAAGAATAATAGAAAAAATAAAATAA
- a CDS encoding tetratricopeptide repeat protein, protein MKKLLLIVLIIFTVFNCSQKENQIQMAKEHIEKIGKNPTTRDINEMYDNGRIYYGSNPEMAMLYFERIVKDKPEASNYLAEYYYNKKDYANYEKWAKYAADRGISPATHNFAYYYEQKGDIENATKYYLIAAKNGDIDSKNNLIFLYVEKGNDEKTKKILKKLGEKGDESNLMLRKASYFNMKKEYEKSFEIYKQMIKQGYSDGYMGWGLLLEKLNKKDEAINIYKKGVEKGNIDSAYFLGNLYIQEKNYKECRKYYLIGAKRSEKVATSAIGYCYEMEGNYEEAKKWYQKAIDLGDNEVSFRRLQDIENK, encoded by the coding sequence ATGAAGAAATTATTATTAATTGTATTGATAATTTTCACAGTGTTTAATTGTAGTCAAAAAGAAAATCAAATACAAATGGCAAAGGAACATATTGAAAAAATAGGGAAAAATCCTACAACAAGAGATATAAACGAGATGTATGATAATGGAAGAATTTATTATGGAAGCAATCCCGAGATGGCAATGCTTTACTTTGAAAGAATAGTAAAGGATAAGCCAGAAGCCTCGAATTATCTTGCAGAATATTATTATAATAAAAAAGATTATGCAAATTATGAAAAATGGGCAAAATATGCGGCGGATAGAGGAATAAGTCCAGCAACACATAATTTTGCATATTATTATGAACAAAAAGGTGATATAGAAAATGCAACAAAATATTATTTGATAGCGGCTAAAAATGGAGATATTGATTCCAAAAATAATTTAATATTTTTATATGTTGAAAAAGGAAATGATGAAAAAACTAAAAAAATATTAAAAAAATTAGGAGAAAAGGGAGATGAAAGTAATTTAATGTTACGAAAGGCAAGTTATTTTAATATGAAAAAAGAATATGAAAAAAGTTTTGAAATATATAAACAAATGATAAAACAAGGATATTCAGATGGTTATATGGGTTGGGGATTATTATTAGAAAAATTAAATAAAAAAGATGAAGCTATAAATATTTATAAAAAAGGAGTGGAGAAAGGAAATATTGATTCTGCATATTTTCTGGGAAATCTTTATATACAAGAAAAAAACTATAAAGAATGTAGAAAATATTATTTAATAGGCGCTAAGCGAAGTGAAAAAGTAGCTACTTCCGCAATAGGATATTGTTATGAAATGGAAGGGAATTATGAAGAAGCAAAGAAATGGTATCAAAAAGCCATTGATTTAGGAGATAATGAAGTTTCGTTTAGAAGATTACAGGATATAGAAAATAAATAA
- a CDS encoding AAA family ATPase, which yields MNKKAIPVGIENYKELREEGYYYVDKTFLIDEILANKAKVILFTRPRRFGKTLNMSMLKYFFDVENKEENRKLFENLKISDSKYMSEQGKYPVIFISLKDLKENSWEECLESLKDIMYKVFNEYEFLREKLNFVEKRQFDKIWEMTGNEKNFKTSLLDLSKYLNKYYSKKVIILIDEYDAPIINAFNNGYYNEAINFFQVFYSSALKTNDSLKYGILTGITRIIKEGIFSGLNNLKVDTVLSKRYAEYFGLLENEVVEMLDCFEMEYKMEEVRTWYNGYIFGDNKVYNPWSIVNFIDNQEIKAYWANISGNTFLENMLDYAGESVYADLKKFTDGESIEKYISDGTTIKSILSRDDEIWQLFLYSGYLTKAEEQPERTEFQNTYNLKIPNREIRSYFGNLFLNRFFGTEVKTSILIKALENGDIKKFEKTLGEIMINMLSHFDLDSEMEKIYQVFMIGLVGFLMGKYEIISNNESGYGRYDLAMIPVKSNEKAFLMEFKISKTEKGMRAKAEEALKQIDEKKYDTRLKARGIKNILKLGIAFYGKSVKVVSK from the coding sequence ATGAATAAAAAGGCAATTCCTGTAGGAATTGAAAATTATAAAGAATTAAGGGAAGAAGGGTATTATTATGTTGACAAAACATTCTTGATAGATGAAATATTAGCAAATAAAGCAAAAGTAATATTATTTACAAGGCCAAGAAGATTTGGAAAAACGCTTAATATGTCAATGCTTAAATATTTTTTTGATGTTGAGAACAAAGAAGAAAATAGAAAACTTTTTGAAAATTTAAAAATATCTGATAGTAAATATATGAGTGAACAAGGGAAATATCCAGTTATATTTATTTCGTTAAAGGATTTGAAGGAGAATAGTTGGGAAGAATGTCTTGAAAGTCTTAAGGATATTATGTATAAAGTTTTTAATGAATATGAATTTTTAAGAGAAAAATTAAATTTCGTTGAAAAAAGACAATTTGATAAAATTTGGGAAATGACAGGTAACGAAAAAAATTTTAAAACTTCTCTTTTGGATTTGTCAAAATATTTAAATAAATATTACAGTAAAAAAGTAATAATTTTGATAGATGAATATGATGCACCGATAATAAATGCTTTTAATAACGGATATTATAATGAAGCAATAAACTTTTTTCAAGTGTTTTATAGTTCCGCATTAAAAACAAATGATTCCTTGAAATATGGAATTTTGACCGGGATAACAAGAATAATAAAGGAAGGAATTTTTTCAGGATTAAATAATTTGAAAGTGGATACGGTATTAAGCAAAAGGTATGCTGAGTATTTTGGGCTTCTTGAAAATGAAGTGGTTGAAATGCTTGATTGCTTTGAGATGGAATATAAAATGGAAGAAGTCAGAACTTGGTATAACGGATATATTTTTGGAGACAATAAAGTATACAATCCTTGGTCTATTGTAAATTTTATTGATAATCAAGAGATAAAAGCATATTGGGCAAATATTTCTGGAAATACGTTTTTAGAAAATATGCTTGATTACGCTGGAGAAAGTGTTTATGCTGATTTAAAAAAATTTACTGATGGAGAGAGTATTGAAAAATATATTTCGGATGGGACTACAATAAAAAGTATTTTGAGCAGGGATGATGAAATATGGCAGTTATTTTTATATAGCGGATATTTGACAAAAGCTGAAGAACAGCCAGAAAGAACGGAGTTCCAAAATACTTATAATCTGAAAATACCAAACAGGGAAATAAGAAGCTATTTTGGAAATTTATTTTTGAATAGATTTTTTGGAACGGAAGTAAAGACAAGTATTTTGATAAAAGCACTTGAAAATGGAGATATTAAAAAATTTGAGAAAACATTAGGTGAAATAATGATAAATATGTTAAGCCATTTTGACTTGGATAGTGAAATGGAGAAAATTTATCAGGTATTTATGATAGGGCTTGTTGGTTTTTTGATGGGAAAATATGAAATTATTTCAAATAATGAGAGTGGATATGGAAGGTATGATTTGGCGATGATACCAGTAAAAAGCAATGAGAAGGCTTTTCTTATGGAATTTAAAATTTCAAAAACTGAAAAAGGAATGAGAGCAAAGGCAGAAGAGGCTTTGAAGCAAATAGATGAGAAAAAATACGATACAAGGTTGAAGGCTAGAGGAATAAAAAATATTTTGAAACTTGGCATAGCGTTTTATGGTAAAAGTGTGAAGGTTGTCAGTAAATAA
- a CDS encoding DnaJ domain-containing protein → MINYYKILGVSEDADAKEIKAKYRKLAMKYHPDRNPNDKKAEEMFKTVSEAYEILGDENKRKEYDEKRKNKRNSNNSQRFDGKKSSRAEQNSESAKRGAEAFFRNFSANPNDIKNMFESAFDVNNMSSSDKDKMREHKKSMEQSFENFFKPKKNK, encoded by the coding sequence ATGATAAATTATTATAAAATACTAGGTGTTTCAGAAGACGCTGATGCCAAAGAGATAAAAGCCAAATACAGAAAATTAGCCATGAAATATCATCCAGACAGGAATCCTAATGATAAAAAGGCTGAAGAAATGTTTAAGACGGTTAGTGAAGCGTATGAGATACTTGGGGATGAGAATAAAAGAAAAGAATATGATGAGAAAAGGAAGAATAAGAGGAATAGTAATAACAGCCAGAGATTTGATGGGAAAAAATCAAGCAGGGCTGAACAGAATAGTGAATCAGCTAAAAGGGGGGCTGAGGCATTTTTCCGTAATTTTTCAGCAAATCCAAATGATATAAAGAATATGTTTGAAAGTGCTTTTGATGTCAATAATATGAGCAGTTCTGACAAAGATAAAATGAGGGAACATAAAAAAAGTATGGAACAAAGTTTTGAAAACTTTTTTAAACCTAAAAAGAATAAATAA
- a CDS encoding type IA DNA topoisomerase has protein sequence MKKLIIAEKPSLARNIASALDIRVNKEGYMENEKYIVSWAFGHLFKLRDVDGYVGEKRKWSEVKLPFFPKEFEFELKNDLGIKKQYKILKNLINSKEVDEIVNAGDADREGQIIVDIIINAIKTDKKIKRLWLPEQTEETIRKAINNLEDNFKYRNLHNEGLARTYMDWLMGINLTRYISLKANMLFPVGRVLIPVIKYIYDRDLTIKNFSPEKYFTIESETMCNGTLLKLICDKKYNLLELEKAKNYSYELNRNKGIVKDITEKEIILNPPKLFSLSKLQSKLSKEKKISFAKSLETIQKLYEKGFITYPRTNTEYLAEEEKDKVRELIKLYSDYRLEFKDSKKIFDSSKIESHSAVMPTLKIPDMNSLNLEEKIIFETIRNRFISNFLKEQAIINQTEIKIAVGNEIFNLKGKSVKQEGFLKYENQKVDNKLPYFEISQEIDIDFKVVDKLTVSPKKVTEENLSNYLKNPFRKEKKQEDEDDTQEYREIMKGVEIGTEATRTGIIENAKKYGYITSEKQNFSITEKGIKLIELLDLLHINLYAEKTVEFSMLQKDIYNNRKNISDIIEKTENELQNIINQDVEVEKFEKEMEVIGKCPKCNSNIYENSKSYYCSNYKNGCKTSLWKEANYFGQKIKINKDNAKKLLSGEQVVFKIKSKSGKEYNAHFGIEVNGDYLNLQRKDFIKIEK, from the coding sequence ATGAAAAAATTAATAATAGCAGAAAAGCCAAGTCTTGCACGTAATATTGCAAGTGCATTGGATATCAGAGTTAATAAAGAGGGATATATGGAAAATGAAAAGTATATTGTTTCTTGGGCTTTTGGACATTTGTTTAAATTAAGGGATGTTGATGGATATGTTGGAGAAAAAAGGAAATGGAGTGAAGTTAAACTGCCATTTTTTCCTAAAGAGTTTGAATTTGAATTAAAAAATGATTTGGGAATAAAGAAACAGTATAAGATACTAAAAAACCTTATTAACAGCAAGGAAGTTGATGAGATAGTAAATGCGGGAGATGCAGACAGGGAAGGGCAAATTATAGTGGATATTATTATCAATGCCATAAAAACTGATAAGAAGATAAAAAGATTGTGGCTTCCTGAACAAACTGAAGAAACTATAAGAAAAGCCATAAATAATCTTGAAGATAATTTTAAATATAGAAATTTACATAATGAAGGGCTTGCAAGGACATATATGGACTGGCTTATGGGAATCAATCTTACAAGGTATATTTCATTAAAGGCAAATATGCTTTTTCCAGTCGGGCGTGTTCTTATTCCAGTTATAAAATATATTTATGATAGAGATTTGACAATTAAAAATTTCAGTCCTGAAAAATATTTTACTATTGAGAGCGAAACTATGTGTAATGGAACTTTGTTAAAACTTATTTGTGATAAAAAATACAATCTTTTAGAACTTGAAAAAGCTAAAAATTATTCGTACGAGTTAAATAGAAATAAAGGAATTGTGAAGGATATAACTGAAAAGGAAATTATTCTTAATCCTCCAAAACTTTTTTCACTTTCAAAATTACAAAGTAAATTATCGAAAGAAAAGAAAATAAGTTTTGCAAAATCTCTTGAAACTATACAAAAGCTCTATGAAAAGGGATTTATTACATATCCTAGAACAAATACCGAATATCTTGCCGAAGAAGAAAAAGACAAAGTGAGAGAACTTATAAAATTATATAGTGATTATAGATTGGAATTTAAAGATAGTAAAAAAATATTTGACAGCAGCAAGATTGAGAGCCATAGTGCAGTAATGCCAACTTTAAAAATTCCTGATATGAATAGTTTGAATTTGGAAGAAAAGATAATTTTTGAAACAATAAGAAATAGATTTATTTCTAACTTTTTGAAGGAGCAAGCGATAATTAATCAAACTGAAATAAAGATTGCTGTGGGAAATGAAATATTTAATTTAAAAGGAAAATCAGTAAAACAGGAAGGATTTTTAAAATATGAAAATCAGAAGGTTGATAATAAGTTGCCGTATTTTGAAATTAGTCAGGAAATTGATATTGATTTTAAAGTTGTTGATAAATTAACAGTTTCTCCTAAAAAAGTTACTGAGGAAAATTTAAGTAATTATTTAAAAAATCCTTTTAGAAAAGAAAAAAAACAAGAAGATGAGGATGATACACAGGAATATAGAGAAATAATGAAAGGAGTAGAGATTGGTACGGAGGCAACTAGAACAGGGATAATTGAAAATGCTAAGAAATATGGATATATTACTTCTGAAAAACAGAATTTTAGTATAACTGAAAAGGGGATAAAGTTAATCGAGCTGCTGGATTTATTGCATATTAATCTTTATGCAGAAAAGACTGTTGAATTTTCTATGCTTCAGAAAGATATTTATAATAACAGAAAAAATATAAGTGATATTATTGAGAAAACTGAAAATGAATTGCAAAATATAATAAATCAAGATGTAGAAGTTGAAAAATTTGAAAAAGAAATGGAAGTTATTGGAAAATGTCCTAAATGCAACAGTAATATTTATGAGAATAGTAAAAGTTACTATTGCAGTAATTATAAGAATGGATGTAAAACATCTCTTTGGAAAGAAGCAAATTATTTTGGACAAAAAATAAAGATAAATAAGGATAATGCAAAAAAATTATTAAGTGGGGAACAGGTTGTATTTAAGATAAAAAGCAAAAGCGGAAAGGAATATAATGCACATTTTGGAATAGAGGTAAATGGAGATTATTTGAACTTGCAAAGAAAAGATTTTATAAAAATAGAAAAATGA
- a CDS encoding tetratricopeptide repeat protein has translation MKKLLLIVLIIFTVFNCSQKENQIQMAKEHIEKIGKNPTTRDINEMYDNGRIYYGSNPEMAMLYFERIVKDKPEASNYLAEYYYNKKDYANYEKWAKYAADRGISPATHNFAYYYEQKGDIENATKYYLIAAKNGDKDSRNDLQLLYFERGNDKETKKILKELGEKDTENDFLIRKASFFKTKERYDKSLEIYDNLIKKGEVEGYTEKGVLFYENLGKKEEGKKILEKAMNNGSSIAAFELGAKYLIEKNYKEARKHYLIRLEKKKKDERATSAVGYCYEMEGNYEEAKKWYKKAVDLGEKEFASERLQDIGNK, from the coding sequence ATGAAGAAATTATTATTAATTGTATTGATAATTTTCACAGTGTTTAATTGTAGTCAAAAAGAAAATCAAATACAAATGGCAAAGGAACATATTGAGAAAATAGGGAAAAATCCTACAACAAGAGATATAAACGAGATGTATGATAATGGAAGAATTTATTATGGAAGCAATCCCGAGATGGCAATGCTTTACTTTGAAAGAATAGTAAAGGATAAGCCAGAAGCCTCGAATTATCTTGCAGAATATTATTATAATAAAAAAGATTATGCAAATTATGAAAAATGGGCAAAATATGCGGCGGATAGAGGAATAAGTCCAGCAACACATAATTTTGCATATTATTATGAACAAAAAGGTGATATAGAAAATGCAACAAAATATTATTTGATAGCGGCTAAAAATGGAGATAAAGATTCACGGAACGATTTACAACTTTTATATTTTGAAAGAGGAAATGATAAAGAAACTAAGAAAATTTTGAAAGAATTAGGCGAAAAAGATACTGAAAATGATTTTTTAATTAGAAAAGCTTCTTTTTTTAAGACAAAAGAAAGATATGATAAGAGTTTAGAAATTTACGATAATCTTATAAAAAAAGGGGAAGTGGAAGGCTACACAGAAAAAGGAGTTTTATTTTATGAAAATTTAGGTAAGAAAGAAGAAGGGAAAAAAATACTAGAAAAAGCAATGAACAACGGCAGTTCAATAGCAGCTTTTGAACTAGGAGCAAAATATCTTATAGAAAAAAATTATAAAGAAGCAAGAAAACATTATTTAATAAGATTAGAAAAAAAGAAAAAAGATGAAAGAGCCACTTCTGCAGTAGGATATTGTTATGAAATGGAAGGGAATTATGAAGAAGCAAAGAAATGGTATAAAAAAGCTGTTGATTTAGGTGAAAAGGAATTTGCGTCCGAAAGATTACAAGACATAGGAAATAAGTAA
- a CDS encoding tetratricopeptide repeat protein has product MKKLLLIVLIIFTVFNCNQKENQIQMAKEHIEKIGKNPTAKDISDMFYTAKIYYGNNPEVAIIYFEKVVNYKPESLKYLTDYYLKKKDYRNFEKWAKIAAEKGINDITYNLAYYYETNGKIQEAIEYYMIAAKNGDKSSENNVVNLYVKRGNDEETKKILREFGKIKSLKYYKAQVLREEKKYDEAIKIFRQMIEEGDYDGYVGWGSLLEDLGKREESMEVYKKGSEKGNYTSIFILGTKYGQEKKYDEAKKYFLMAVKLAPNNEEKADSLELLGLVYERQENFKEAREYYKKAINLGNEPAKELLKNLENDKQF; this is encoded by the coding sequence ATGAAAAAATTATTATTAATTGTATTGATAATTTTCACGGTGTTTAATTGTAATCAAAAAGAAAATCAAATACAAATGGCAAAGGAACATATTGAAAAAATAGGGAAAAATCCTACAGCTAAGGATATAAGTGATATGTTTTACACAGCAAAGATATATTATGGAAATAATCCTGAAGTAGCTATAATATATTTTGAAAAAGTGGTAAATTATAAGCCTGAATCATTAAAATATTTAACAGACTATTATTTAAAGAAGAAAGATTATAGAAATTTTGAAAAATGGGCAAAAATAGCTGCAGAAAAAGGAATAAATGATATAACTTATAATTTAGCTTATTACTATGAAACAAATGGAAAGATACAAGAAGCTATAGAATATTATATGATAGCAGCTAAAAATGGAGATAAGAGTTCTGAAAACAATGTAGTAAACTTGTATGTGAAACGTGGTAATGATGAAGAAACAAAAAAAATATTAAGAGAATTTGGAAAAATAAAAAGTCTAAAATATTACAAAGCCCAAGTACTGCGTGAAGAAAAAAAATACGATGAAGCAATAAAAATATTTAGACAGATGATAGAAGAAGGAGATTATGATGGCTATGTAGGATGGGGAAGTTTGCTGGAAGATTTAGGAAAAAGGGAAGAATCGATGGAAGTGTATAAAAAAGGCTCTGAAAAAGGGAATTATACTTCTATCTTTATTTTAGGAACAAAATATGGACAAGAAAAAAAATATGATGAGGCAAAAAAATATTTTTTGATGGCAGTTAAACTTGCACCAAATAATGAAGAAAAAGCAGATTCTTTAGAGCTATTAGGGCTTGTATATGAACGTCAGGAAAATTTTAAAGAAGCACGAGAATATTATAAGAAAGCAATAAATTTAGGGAATGAACCTGCAAAGGAATTATTGAAAAATTTAGAGAACGATAAGCAATTTTAG
- a CDS encoding tetratricopeptide repeat protein — translation MKKLLLIVLIIFTVFNCSQKENQIQMAKEHIEKIGKNPTTRDINEMYDNGKIYYGSNPEMAMLYFERVVKDKPEASNYLAEYYYNKKDYANYEKWAKYAADRGISPATHNFAYYYEQKGDIENATKYYLIAAKNGDKDSKNDVILLYIERGNDEETKKILAELGEEGTENELMLRKASHYKRRKEYNKSIEIYKKMIEKGYSDGYMGWGLLLNDMGKRDEAINIYKKGIEKGNIHSMCLLGNIYVREKNYKEAEKYYFMVLEKNDKHYNQYSMGAIAWCKEQTGDYKQAKEWYKKAVNNGLESQKYKIEEMEEKLKYQKD, via the coding sequence ATGAAGAAATTATTATTAATTGTATTGATAATTTTCACAGTGTTTAATTGTAGTCAAAAAGAAAATCAAATACAAATGGCAAAGGAACATATTGAGAAAATAGGGAAAAATCCTACAACAAGAGATATAAACGAGATGTATGATAATGGAAAAATTTATTATGGAAGCAATCCCGAGATGGCAATGCTTTATTTTGAAAGAGTAGTAAAGGATAAGCCAGAAGCCTCGAATTATCTTGCAGAATATTATTATAATAAAAAAGATTATGCAAATTATGAAAAATGGGCAAAATATGCGGCGGATAGAGGAATAAGTCCAGCAACACATAATTTTGCATATTATTATGAACAAAAAGGTGATATAGAGAACGCAACAAAATATTATTTGATAGCGGCTAAAAATGGAGATAAGGACTCGAAAAATGATGTGATACTTTTGTATATTGAAAGAGGAAATGATGAAGAAACTAAAAAAATTTTAGCAGAATTAGGCGAAGAAGGAACGGAAAATGAATTAATGTTACGAAAAGCCTCTCATTATAAAAGAAGAAAAGAATACAATAAGAGTATTGAAATTTATAAAAAAATGATAGAAAAAGGGTATTCAGATGGTTATATGGGATGGGGACTTTTATTAAATGATATGGGAAAAAGAGATGAAGCTATAAATATTTATAAAAAGGGGATTGAGAAAGGAAATATCCACTCTATGTGTCTTTTAGGTAATATATATGTTAGAGAAAAAAATTATAAAGAAGCAGAAAAGTATTATTTTATGGTTTTAGAAAAAAATGATAAGCACTACAATCAATATAGTATGGGAGCCATTGCTTGGTGTAAGGAACAAACAGGAGATTATAAACAAGCTAAAGAATGGTATAAAAAAGCTGTTAATAATGGATTAGAAAGCCAAAAATATAAAATAGAAGAAATGGAAGAAAAACTAAAATATCAAAAAGATTAG
- a CDS encoding FHA domain-containing protein, which produces MLWRIRSFLSRIRSRFFNVFSGRGSLYRVESLRKKSVSSKRDSEKPTSMSVDKGIRKYEKRQMAARGERQYNFFNLKNIIILIILFFTFVYIHMAGYSVKSLYIAIFIFIALTLYLLIVERFKERVEVNDEIKEIKNEREREHHVFLDKVKEIEEVEKNQIENIILKNSDDYDIKVWKIGRASSLLIGKRTPRNKVDIDVSEGVYSNLVSRAHGMLNRVNGVWYYEDLGSQNGSGIEKKDDRRKIKLKRNVPVKVESGDIIYLATTKILLK; this is translated from the coding sequence ATGCTTTGGAGAATAAGAAGTTTTTTAAGTAGAATAAGAAGTAGATTTTTTAATGTATTTTCTGGAAGAGGAAGCCTGTACAGAGTTGAAAGTTTAAGAAAAAAATCTGTATCTTCCAAGAGAGATAGCGAAAAACCAACTTCGATGTCAGTAGACAAAGGGATTAGAAAATATGAAAAAAGACAAATGGCTGCCAGAGGGGAAAGACAGTATAATTTTTTTAATTTAAAAAATATAATAATTCTGATTATACTATTTTTTACTTTTGTATATATTCATATGGCTGGATATTCTGTGAAAAGTCTATATATTGCAATTTTTATATTTATAGCACTAACATTGTATCTTCTTATAGTCGAAAGATTTAAAGAAAGAGTGGAAGTTAATGATGAGATAAAGGAAATAAAGAATGAGCGTGAAAGAGAACATCATGTATTTTTGGATAAAGTAAAAGAAATAGAGGAAGTCGAAAAGAATCAAATTGAAAATATAATTTTAAAAAATTCAGATGATTATGATATTAAAGTATGGAAGATTGGAAGAGCATCTTCATTGCTGATAGGGAAAAGAACACCTAGAAACAAGGTGGATATAGACGTGAGTGAAGGAGTATATTCAAATTTGGTAAGCAGGGCTCATGGAATGTTGAACAGAGTAAACGGAGTTTGGTACTATGAAGATTTAGGTTCACAAAATGGAAGCGGAATAGAAAAGAAAGATGACAGAAGAAAAATAAAATTAAAAAGAAATGTGCCTGTAAAAGTTGAAAGTGGAGATATAATATATTTAGCAACAACAAAAATATTGTTGAAATAA
- a CDS encoding TnpV protein — MKKMRRNWNMLKKMIDGKEYLIENGIYTPVVKQTSYEQMGGTYKMILLDKKFQVLVPNLEEEEIDLSKLNSWGRARMKYLEQEKAEFLKNLLMKGEVMEHLFSIQAEVEKFWEIEKPKMMKTMGLTEKLKEKDQIEWVGLMNSLLSSLREITYNQIIYK, encoded by the coding sequence ATGAAAAAAATGAGGAGGAATTGGAATATGCTGAAAAAGATGATAGACGGGAAAGAATATCTGATAGAGAACGGGATATATACTCCAGTAGTGAAGCAAACATCCTACGAACAGATGGGAGGGACTTACAAAATGATATTGCTGGACAAAAAATTTCAAGTGTTAGTTCCGAATTTGGAGGAAGAAGAAATAGACTTGAGCAAACTCAACTCTTGGGGACGAGCGAGAATGAAATACTTGGAACAAGAGAAAGCGGAATTTTTGAAAAATCTTCTAATGAAGGGAGAAGTTATGGAACATCTATTTTCAATTCAGGCAGAAGTGGAGAAATTTTGGGAGATAGAAAAACCCAAAATGATGAAAACTATGGGATTAACCGAAAAATTAAAAGAAAAAGATCAAATAGAATGGGTAGGACTTATGAACAGCCTACTCTCTTCTCTCAGGGAAATAACTTACAATCAGATAATTTACAAATAG